The following are encoded in a window of Gramella sp. MT6 genomic DNA:
- the clpB gene encoding ATP-dependent chaperone ClpB produces MNFNNFTIKSQEAIQQAQQLAQEMGHQQIENEHIFKAISMVDENVTPFLLKKLNINVNLFNQILDKSLESFPKVSGGDIMLSREASKTVNEASSIAKKMEDEYVSIEHLILAIFKSSSKVAQILKDQGATEKGLKAAIAELRQGDRVTSQSAEETYNSLDKYARNLNQLAEEGKLDPVIGRDEEIRRILQILSRRTKNNPMLVGEPGTGKTAIAEGLAHRIVDGDVPENLKDKRIYSLDMGALIAGAKYKGEFEERLKAVIKEVTSSDGNIVLFIDEIHTLVGAGGGQGAMDAANILKPALARGELRAIGATTLDEYQKYFEKDKALERRFQKVTVEEPDTESAISILRGIKEKYETHHKVRIKDEAIIAAVELSQRYITNRFLPDKAIDLMDEAASKLRMEINSKPEELDVLDRKIMQLEIEIEAIKREKDEAKLKSLRADLANLKEERNDLHARWMSEKEIVDNIQNLKSEIEDYRLEAERAEREGDYGKVAEIRYGKIKEAQEKLEKLQEKVAENQNEKSLIQEEVTNEDIAEVVAKWTGIPVTKMLQSDREKLLRLEQDLHKRVVGQDEAIIAVSDAVRRSRAGLQDQKRPVGSFLFLGTTGVGKTELAKALAEYLFDDESAMTRIDMSEYQERHAVSRLVGAPPGYVGYDEGGQLTEAVRRKPYSVILLDEIEKAHPDTFNILLQVLDEGRLTDNKGRLADFKNTIIIMTSNMGSHIIQEKFENIKDIDTAMEAAKTEVLGLLKQSVRPEFINRIDDIVMFSPLTQKDIKEIVGLQLKGVKKMLAKQHIVLDATEEAIEYLAAKGFDPQFGARPVKRVVQREVLNKLSKEILAGNIHTDSIILLDEFNDELVFRNQEELAKND; encoded by the coding sequence ATGAACTTTAATAATTTTACTATAAAATCACAAGAGGCTATCCAGCAGGCGCAGCAGCTTGCTCAGGAAATGGGCCATCAGCAAATTGAGAACGAACACATTTTTAAAGCCATTAGCATGGTAGACGAAAATGTAACTCCATTCTTGCTGAAAAAACTGAACATTAACGTAAACCTGTTTAACCAGATCCTGGATAAGAGTCTGGAAAGCTTCCCAAAAGTTAGTGGAGGAGACATCATGCTTTCCCGTGAAGCCAGTAAAACAGTGAACGAAGCTTCTTCCATCGCTAAGAAAATGGAAGATGAATATGTATCTATTGAGCATTTGATCCTGGCGATATTTAAATCTTCAAGCAAAGTAGCTCAGATCCTGAAAGACCAGGGAGCTACAGAAAAAGGGCTTAAAGCAGCGATTGCTGAATTACGTCAGGGAGACAGGGTAACCTCTCAAAGCGCAGAAGAAACTTATAATTCGCTGGATAAATACGCCCGTAACCTGAACCAGTTAGCAGAAGAAGGAAAATTAGATCCGGTAATTGGTAGAGATGAAGAGATTAGAAGAATTCTGCAGATCCTTTCACGTAGGACCAAGAACAACCCAATGCTGGTTGGGGAACCGGGTACCGGTAAGACTGCGATCGCAGAAGGATTGGCTCACCGTATAGTTGACGGAGATGTGCCTGAAAACCTAAAAGATAAAAGGATCTACTCCCTGGATATGGGAGCGCTTATCGCAGGTGCGAAGTACAAAGGGGAATTCGAGGAAAGGCTAAAAGCAGTGATCAAGGAAGTTACTTCCAGTGACGGTAATATTGTGCTTTTCATTGACGAGATCCACACCCTGGTTGGTGCCGGAGGTGGACAGGGCGCCATGGATGCTGCAAATATCCTGAAACCTGCACTTGCCCGAGGCGAATTAAGAGCCATAGGTGCAACCACTTTAGATGAGTACCAGAAATATTTTGAAAAAGATAAGGCCCTTGAGCGGCGTTTCCAGAAGGTGACCGTAGAGGAACCTGATACCGAAAGTGCGATCTCTATTTTACGAGGGATCAAGGAAAAATATGAAACACACCACAAAGTTAGGATCAAAGATGAGGCGATCATTGCCGCGGTAGAGTTATCTCAGCGATACATCACCAACCGTTTCCTTCCAGATAAGGCGATTGACCTTATGGACGAAGCCGCTTCAAAACTGCGCATGGAGATCAACTCCAAGCCAGAAGAACTCGATGTGTTGGACCGTAAGATCATGCAATTAGAGATCGAGATAGAAGCGATAAAAAGAGAAAAAGATGAAGCCAAACTAAAATCTTTAAGAGCAGACCTGGCCAATCTTAAGGAAGAAAGAAACGATCTGCATGCTCGTTGGATGAGCGAGAAAGAGATCGTAGATAATATTCAGAATCTAAAATCTGAAATTGAAGATTACAGGCTGGAAGCTGAAAGAGCTGAACGCGAGGGAGATTACGGGAAGGTAGCAGAGATACGCTACGGTAAGATCAAAGAAGCCCAGGAGAAACTGGAAAAACTTCAGGAAAAGGTTGCAGAAAACCAGAACGAGAAATCTTTGATCCAGGAAGAGGTGACTAATGAAGATATTGCGGAAGTCGTAGCAAAATGGACAGGAATACCTGTAACCAAAATGCTACAGAGCGACCGTGAAAAATTATTACGCCTGGAGCAGGATCTTCACAAACGAGTGGTTGGTCAGGATGAAGCAATCATCGCTGTAAGTGATGCGGTTAGAAGAAGCCGCGCCGGACTACAGGACCAGAAAAGACCAGTTGGATCCTTTTTATTCCTTGGTACTACCGGGGTTGGTAAAACCGAATTAGCTAAAGCACTGGCAGAATACCTTTTCGATGACGAGTCGGCGATGACCAGGATAGACATGAGTGAATACCAGGAGAGGCATGCGGTAAGCAGATTAGTTGGAGCACCTCCAGGATATGTTGGATATGATGAAGGTGGTCAGTTAACCGAAGCAGTAAGAAGAAAACCATATTCGGTTATCCTGCTTGATGAGATCGAAAAAGCGCATCCTGATACTTTTAATATCCTTTTACAGGTACTTGATGAAGGTAGACTGACAGATAACAAAGGTAGACTGGCTGACTTCAAAAACACCATAATTATTATGACCTCGAATATGGGAAGTCATATCATCCAGGAGAAATTTGAGAATATCAAAGATATTGATACAGCCATGGAAGCTGCAAAGACTGAAGTTCTCGGATTATTAAAGCAAAGCGTAAGACCTGAATTTATCAACAGGATAGACGACATTGTAATGTTTAGTCCGCTTACACAAAAGGACATCAAAGAGATCGTAGGTCTGCAGTTGAAAGGAGTTAAAAAGATGCTGGCAAAACAACATATTGTTCTGGATGCTACTGAAGAAGCTATTGAATATCTTGCGGCAAAAGGATTTGATCCACAGTTTGGTGCAAGACCGGTGAAAAGGGTGGTTCAAAGAGAAGTTTTAAATAAACTCTCCAAAGAGATACTTGCTGGAAATATTCACACAGACAGTATCATTTTGCTGGATGAGTTCAATGACGAACTGGTTTTCAGGAACCAGGAAGAACTCGCGAAAAATGATTAA
- the ytxJ gene encoding bacillithiol system redox-active protein YtxJ, whose translation MGLFDKMFNSEKKEEKVEKKSTPWIDLNSMDQLDEIEKNSEDHTVAILKHSTRCGVSKMVLRMFEADYDLDDSKPLKLYFLDLISHRDISNEIAERFSVRHESPQLIVLKNREVVHHSSHQEISADKLAGFVG comes from the coding sequence ATGGGATTATTTGATAAAATGTTCAATTCAGAAAAGAAGGAAGAGAAAGTAGAAAAGAAGTCAACGCCCTGGATAGATCTTAATTCCATGGATCAGTTAGATGAAATTGAGAAAAATTCAGAAGATCATACTGTGGCTATTTTAAAACATTCTACCAGATGTGGTGTAAGTAAAATGGTACTTAGAATGTTTGAGGCAGATTATGATCTCGATGACAGCAAACCGCTGAAACTTTATTTTCTGGATCTAATAAGTCACAGGGATATTTCTAACGAGATCGCAGAACGCTTTAGTGTAAGACATGAAAGTCCGCAACTTATCGTTCTTAAAAACAGGGAAGTGGTGCACCATTCTTCACACCAGGAAATTTCAGCAGATAAATTAGCCGGTTTTGTAGGCTAA
- a CDS encoding RidA family protein — MKKQIERSGAFQDYIAEGVKVGNALYISGQISLDEEGNLIGENDMKAQVDRAYHNIAELLKKFQLSMDNIVDETWFVTDVKHTMENINGFFFR; from the coding sequence ATGAAGAAGCAAATAGAGCGATCGGGCGCATTTCAGGATTATATTGCTGAAGGGGTAAAAGTAGGTAATGCCTTATATATTTCAGGCCAGATTAGTCTGGATGAAGAAGGTAACTTAATAGGAGAAAATGATATGAAGGCACAGGTAGATAGAGCCTATCACAATATCGCTGAGCTTCTGAAAAAATTTCAACTTTCCATGGATAATATCGTAGACGAAACCTGGTTCGTTACTGATGTGAAACATACTATGGAAAATATCAATGGGTTTTTTTTTAGGTGA
- the fahA gene encoding fumarylacetoacetase codes for MPITANDPKRKTWLDIPGDTDFPIQNIPFGVFLTRDDVITIGTRIGDYAIDLGALHQLGYFEGIPLTDDIFLQDTLNDFISDGKKTWRLVRNRIADIFDANNPKLKDNKDHRNTVLFTLDEIEMQMPVQVGDYTDFYSSKEHATNIGTMFRDPDNALLPNWLHIPVGYHGRSSSIIPSGIPVHRPQGQTKPADSDAPVFGPSQRVDFELEMAFITTDANHLGEPIPVDEAEEYIFGMVLFNDWSARDIQKWEYVPLGPFLAKNFASSISPWIVTMDALEPFRTASPKPEKELLPYLKYSGDKSFDINLEVFLQPEGGEENSLSKSNFKYLYWNMSQQLAHHTVNGCPVNSGDMMASGTISGSSEDSFGSMLELTWSGSKPIKLKDGSERKFIEDNDTVIMRGYCQNGESRIGFGEVSSKLLPVYQPKKK; via the coding sequence ATGCCAATTACCGCTAACGATCCAAAAAGAAAAACCTGGCTGGATATTCCTGGTGATACCGATTTCCCTATTCAGAATATTCCCTTTGGAGTATTTTTAACCCGTGATGATGTGATCACCATTGGTACAAGAATTGGCGATTATGCGATAGACCTTGGAGCCTTGCATCAATTGGGTTATTTTGAAGGAATTCCACTAACCGACGATATATTTTTACAAGATACTTTAAACGATTTTATATCTGACGGTAAGAAGACCTGGCGCCTGGTGAGAAACCGCATCGCCGATATCTTCGACGCTAATAATCCTAAATTAAAGGACAATAAAGATCATAGAAATACCGTGCTTTTTACGCTGGACGAGATAGAAATGCAAATGCCTGTTCAGGTAGGAGATTATACAGATTTCTATTCTTCGAAAGAACATGCGACCAATATCGGGACCATGTTCAGAGATCCAGATAATGCCCTGTTACCAAACTGGCTGCATATTCCCGTAGGTTATCATGGTAGAAGTTCTTCTATCATTCCTAGCGGAATCCCGGTTCATAGACCACAGGGACAAACTAAACCTGCAGATTCTGATGCTCCAGTATTCGGGCCATCTCAACGTGTAGATTTTGAGCTGGAAATGGCTTTTATCACTACTGATGCTAATCATCTTGGTGAGCCGATACCGGTGGACGAAGCTGAAGAGTATATTTTTGGAATGGTGCTTTTCAATGACTGGAGTGCACGCGATATTCAAAAATGGGAATATGTGCCACTAGGCCCATTCCTGGCAAAGAACTTCGCATCTTCTATTTCACCATGGATCGTAACCATGGATGCTTTAGAGCCATTTAGAACGGCAAGCCCAAAACCTGAAAAAGAATTACTTCCCTATTTAAAATATAGCGGAGACAAGAGTTTTGATATCAACCTGGAGGTTTTCCTTCAGCCAGAAGGAGGTGAAGAAAATTCACTTTCAAAATCAAACTTCAAATATCTTTACTGGAATATGAGTCAGCAACTGGCTCACCATACCGTAAATGGATGCCCGGTAAATTCAGGAGACATGATGGCTTCGGGAACGATTTCCGGATCTTCAGAGGATTCATTTGGATCTATGCTGGAGTTAACCTGGAGCGGAAGCAAACCTATTAAATTGAAAGATGGGTCTGAACGCAAATTCATTGAAGACAATGACACCGTGATCATGAGAGGATATTGCCAGAATGGTGAATCTCGAATTGGTTTCGGAGAAGTAAGCTCAAAATTACTTCCGGTATACCAGCCAAAGAAGAAATAA
- the glyA gene encoding serine hydroxymethyltransferase, with protein MQRDTQVFDLIAKEKERQLNGLELIASENFVSDAVLEAAGSVLTNKYAEGYPGKRYYGGCEVVDQVEQLAIDRLRELFNAEYANVQPHSGSQANTAVFHTCMKPGDKFLGFDLSHGGHLTHGSPVNFSGKLYNPSFYGVDKETGLIDYDAVAEIAEREKPKMIIAGASAYSREIDYKRFREIADSVGAILLADIAHPAGLIAKGLISDPVPHCHIVTSTTHKTLRGPRGGIIIMGKDFDNPFGEKLKNGNLKKMSAMLNSGIFPGNQGGPLEHIIAAKAVAFGEALTDEFLHYMVQVKKNAKVLAQAFVDKKYGVISGGTDNHMMLIDLRNKNVSGKDAEEALGKADITVNKNMVPFDDKSPFVTSGIRIGTPAVTTRGLKESDMAKIVDLIDRVIINIDNDSEIEAVKKEVNSMMHGLPLFQM; from the coding sequence ATGCAACGAGACACCCAAGTATTTGATTTAATAGCTAAAGAAAAAGAGCGCCAGTTAAATGGTTTGGAACTTATTGCAAGTGAAAATTTTGTAAGTGATGCGGTACTAGAAGCTGCCGGATCTGTTCTTACAAATAAATATGCTGAAGGCTACCCAGGGAAGCGATATTATGGCGGATGTGAGGTAGTAGATCAGGTGGAACAACTTGCGATAGACCGTCTAAGGGAATTATTCAACGCTGAATATGCCAATGTGCAGCCTCACTCGGGTTCACAGGCGAATACAGCAGTTTTTCATACCTGTATGAAACCGGGAGATAAATTCCTTGGTTTCGATCTTTCTCACGGAGGTCACCTAACTCATGGTTCTCCGGTGAATTTTTCAGGAAAATTATATAATCCCTCTTTCTACGGTGTAGATAAGGAAACCGGTCTAATAGATTATGATGCGGTAGCCGAGATCGCGGAAAGGGAAAAGCCGAAAATGATCATTGCAGGTGCTTCGGCATACTCAAGAGAGATCGATTATAAAAGGTTCAGGGAAATAGCAGATAGCGTTGGAGCTATTTTGCTTGCAGATATTGCACATCCTGCCGGGCTGATAGCTAAAGGATTGATAAGTGATCCTGTTCCTCATTGTCATATTGTGACTTCTACTACCCATAAAACCCTTCGTGGTCCAAGAGGAGGGATCATCATTATGGGGAAAGATTTCGATAATCCTTTTGGAGAGAAATTGAAGAATGGGAATCTTAAGAAAATGTCAGCAATGCTCAATTCAGGAATTTTTCCTGGAAACCAGGGTGGGCCATTGGAGCATATCATCGCGGCTAAAGCGGTTGCTTTTGGAGAAGCATTGACAGATGAGTTCCTTCACTATATGGTTCAGGTTAAAAAGAACGCTAAAGTATTGGCTCAGGCATTTGTTGATAAGAAATACGGAGTTATTTCCGGTGGCACCGATAATCATATGATGCTTATAGATCTTAGGAATAAGAATGTAAGCGGAAAAGATGCTGAAGAAGCTCTTGGAAAAGCAGATATCACGGTAAATAAGAATATGGTACCGTTCGATGATAAATCTCCTTTTGTGACTTCAGGAATTAGAATTGGAACTCCTGCTGTTACTACTCGTGGATTAAAAGAAAGTGATATGGCCAAGATCGTAGATCTTATAGATCGTGTGATTATCAATATCGATAATGATTCTGAAATTGAAGCAGTGAAAAAAGAAGTGAACTCCATGATGCATGGTCTGCCACTTTTTCAAATGTAA
- a CDS encoding acyl-CoA thioesterase — protein sequence MELNPDIYKKQLVVEEEHLDKQRHVNNVQYVQWVQDVAEEHWEARASKEQKAQVIWVVVKHEISYKKEAFLGDNISLQTYVGEVTHVTSIRHVIIKNAETDKVLAEAKTTWCLLDVDSKKPVKISDQLKAVFLQ from the coding sequence ATGGAATTGAATCCCGATATCTACAAAAAGCAGTTGGTTGTAGAGGAAGAGCATCTTGACAAGCAACGGCACGTTAATAATGTACAATATGTACAATGGGTGCAGGATGTTGCAGAAGAACACTGGGAAGCAAGAGCATCTAAAGAACAAAAGGCCCAGGTGATCTGGGTGGTTGTAAAACACGAAATAAGCTATAAAAAAGAGGCTTTTCTGGGAGACAATATTTCCCTCCAAACCTATGTGGGTGAAGTTACACATGTCACATCCATAAGACATGTGATCATAAAAAATGCAGAAACCGATAAAGTTCTGGCTGAAGCAAAAACTACCTGGTGTCTTTTAGATGTAGATTCCAAAAAGCCAGTAAAAATTTCAGATCAGTTAAAAGCGGTTTTCCTTCAATAA
- a CDS encoding glutaminyl-peptide cyclotransferase — translation MNKFNLLLLFILNFLIFSCGSNNGNKKSDFSLQIKENKSDFKLNEELQASIVNSKNKNIDSVSFYFNDQYLNSSKDGNFSLNLDEVLLGNQVLKAIVYSEESADTLTKPIQILNTESPVLYTYEVVNSYPHDITSYTQGLEFHGDTLYESIGQYGKSKLRKVDLESGEVLKEIKLDDQYFAEGLTILNDKLYQLTWQEGEGFIYDLDTFERTGTFGYGQSEEGWGLCNNGEKVFKSDGTEKIWILDPQTLAEKSYIQPTTHKSVSSKFNELEWVNGKIYANTYQYPSVAIINPENGAIEGVINFKGLSEKVTQHDKLDVLNGIAYNPENDRLYVTGKNWDKIFEVKIMEK, via the coding sequence ATGAACAAATTTAACTTACTGTTACTCTTTATTTTAAACTTTTTAATTTTTTCCTGCGGAAGTAATAACGGAAATAAAAAATCTGATTTTTCTCTTCAGATCAAAGAAAACAAGTCTGATTTTAAGCTGAACGAAGAATTGCAGGCTTCAATTGTAAATTCAAAAAATAAGAATATTGATTCTGTTTCCTTCTATTTCAATGACCAATATTTGAATAGTTCTAAAGATGGTAATTTCAGTCTAAATCTGGACGAGGTACTTTTAGGCAATCAGGTTTTAAAAGCAATTGTTTATTCTGAAGAATCTGCCGATACACTCACCAAACCAATACAGATTCTCAATACTGAATCTCCGGTTCTTTATACCTATGAGGTGGTAAACTCCTATCCTCATGATATCACATCCTATACTCAGGGACTCGAATTTCATGGAGATACCTTATATGAAAGTATCGGGCAATACGGAAAATCAAAACTTCGCAAAGTAGACCTTGAATCTGGTGAGGTTCTTAAAGAAATAAAATTAGATGATCAGTATTTCGCAGAAGGGCTTACCATTCTTAATGATAAGCTTTATCAGTTAACCTGGCAGGAAGGAGAAGGCTTCATCTATGACCTGGATACGTTTGAAAGAACCGGGACTTTTGGCTATGGTCAAAGTGAAGAAGGATGGGGACTTTGCAATAACGGTGAGAAGGTCTTTAAAAGTGATGGAACCGAAAAGATCTGGATCCTGGATCCTCAAACCTTAGCCGAAAAAAGTTATATACAACCAACAACCCATAAATCTGTCTCCTCCAAATTCAATGAACTGGAATGGGTAAACGGGAAGATTTATGCAAATACCTATCAATATCCCAGCGTAGCAATTATTAATCCGGAGAATGGAGCTATAGAAGGAGTTATTAATTTTAAAGGTCTAAGCGAAAAAGTTACTCAGCACGATAAACTGGATGTTCTTAACGGGATCGCCTATAATCCTGAAAACGATAGGTTATACGTAACCGGGAAAAACTGGGATAAGATCTTTGAAGTTAAAATCATGGAAAAATAA
- a CDS encoding SDR family oxidoreductase — MKKGKSSRKIVFITGASSGIGKSVATYLSKRDFIVYGTSRKPVDSSDEDLHFVTLDVTKEETIRDAVQYVFEKEGRIDILINNAGVGITGPIEETPELEIKKAFETNYFGPLNMIKHVLPIMRDQKSGLIINVTSIAGYMGLPYRGIYSATKGALEITAEAYRMEIKQFGIKMTNVAPGDFATNIASGRYHAPVTPGSPYEVVYGNTLDLMNEHVDAGQDPELMAKEILKIINTEEPNVHYKVGKRLQKFSVKLKGLLPDKLYEKMLMKHYKL, encoded by the coding sequence ATGAAAAAAGGGAAATCTTCCAGGAAAATAGTGTTCATAACAGGTGCCTCTTCAGGCATTGGAAAGTCTGTCGCGACTTACTTAAGCAAACGTGATTTTATTGTTTACGGTACCAGCAGGAAACCAGTTGATTCTTCAGATGAAGATTTGCATTTCGTGACTTTGGATGTCACTAAAGAGGAAACTATCAGGGATGCTGTCCAGTATGTTTTTGAAAAGGAAGGTAGAATAGATATTCTTATAAATAATGCAGGAGTAGGGATCACGGGACCTATTGAAGAAACTCCGGAACTCGAGATCAAAAAAGCTTTTGAAACCAATTATTTTGGGCCGTTGAATATGATCAAGCATGTTCTACCAATAATGAGAGATCAAAAATCTGGTCTAATCATTAATGTGACTTCTATAGCTGGTTATATGGGCTTGCCTTACCGCGGAATTTATTCGGCGACCAAAGGAGCCCTAGAGATCACTGCGGAAGCTTACCGTATGGAAATAAAACAATTCGGTATCAAAATGACAAATGTTGCACCGGGTGATTTTGCTACCAATATTGCCTCTGGCAGATATCATGCACCGGTAACACCTGGCTCTCCTTACGAAGTAGTATATGGAAATACTCTGGACCTGATGAATGAGCACGTTGATGCGGGTCAGGATCCTGAATTAATGGCTAAAGAAATATTAAAAATTATCAATACAGAAGAGCCAAATGTTCATTATAAAGTCGGGAAAAGACTTCAGAAGTTTTCAGTAAAACTAAAAGGTCTGTTACCCGATAAACTATACGAGAAAATGCTTATGAAGCATTATAAATTGTAA
- the fsa gene encoding fructose-6-phosphate aldolase, with amino-acid sequence MKFFIDTANLDQIKEAQDLGVLDGVTTNPSLMAKEGITGKDNIFKHYKKICDLVDGDVSAEVIATDFEGIVREGEELAELHDQIIVKVPMIKEGVKALKYFSDKGIKTNCTLVFSAGQALLAAKAGATYVSPFIGRLDDISTDGLNLIADIRLIYDNYGFETQILAASVRHTMHVLECAKLGADVMTGPLSSIEGLLNHPLTDIGLEKFLADYKKGNQ; translated from the coding sequence ATGAAATTTTTTATTGATACTGCCAATCTGGACCAGATCAAAGAAGCACAGGATCTTGGGGTGCTGGATGGAGTAACCACCAATCCTTCGCTAATGGCTAAAGAAGGTATTACCGGGAAGGACAATATATTTAAACATTACAAAAAGATATGTGATCTTGTAGATGGGGATGTGAGTGCAGAGGTAATCGCAACAGATTTTGAGGGCATCGTTAGAGAAGGTGAGGAGCTTGCAGAATTGCATGACCAAATCATCGTGAAAGTGCCTATGATCAAGGAAGGAGTGAAAGCTCTTAAGTATTTTAGTGACAAAGGAATTAAAACCAATTGTACTTTGGTTTTTTCAGCGGGTCAGGCTCTTTTAGCTGCAAAAGCTGGAGCAACTTATGTTTCTCCTTTCATTGGTAGACTTGATGATATTTCTACGGATGGTCTAAATCTAATTGCTGATATTAGACTGATCTATGATAACTACGGTTTTGAAACTCAAATTCTGGCTGCATCGGTAAGACATACTATGCACGTTCTTGAATGTGCTAAGCTTGGCGCAGATGTTATGACCGGACCTTTATCTTCTATTGAAGGATTATTAAATCATCCTTTGACAGATATTGGTTTAGAGAAATTCCTTGCAGATTATAAAAAAGGTAATCAATAA